tgcatgtttgttgttctctaccacaaaaaacaatcaaaaggaCGGGTGGAATGGTGTGTGTTTTACCCTGTTTGTTTGAATATGAAACACAACTAGACGTCGTGTGCTTCAAGCACAAGGGAAGCGCATAAATCAACAAGATGAATTCCTATAATACACCACCACTGCTGCACCCCACCCGTGGTCGAATCCAAAATTGAATACATTCCAGCAAATGAAATATAGATGTACACATACACAATGTAAACAAGACGAaccaaaattgaataaaacagaaagaaaatttcgaaattcttgttgtttgtttggtaCTTCTTCCCcctcaaagaaacaaaatatgtGTACATTTATATGggtacgaaaacaaaaaaacaaaaaaaaacaaatcagttgCGTAATGCTATTGAAATTTTGTGCCCTCCTTTCCGTACGGGTCTTACGGTGCTCGTATAAGCAGCTATTCAGGACACGACCGAGCGATAGAGCACGTACCGAATGGACGGCGAAAGACACGGGGAGGTCGGTCAGAACCGAAACAAAATCTAAGGGAACTTTCACAACACATTGGCACGacgatggattttttttttttcaaatgtatgcagagagagagaggaggaggaaaagggCTCTTGTTCAATCAACGGAGAGTGGTCAACTCGACACACAACGGGAGTCTGATTGCTCGAAaccaatgaagaagaaaaaggcaaaaaagggTTGAAGCAAAAGCTTGATTACGTGAAAATGCCGGCATCACTAGTAAcaactactacaacaacaaccaacaactacGCTACTACTAGTACACGTTAACGATGATTCATTGGGCATGACCGACTCTCACGGCTGCCGCTCAACAGCTTCAAATTTCTCATCGACAAATCATCACGATTTTTCTCATcacacaaaccaaaaaataaccaCGTCGATGACACGCAAGAGTAGTAAAACCAGCTTCGCCCCTTTGCTTCACAAATCGAATACTCCCCTCGCAATGATCCCGCCTCAGTGTGTATTAAATGATggatcaaattgaaaattgatcaACCACGTCGAAACACTTCCGTCGTGCAGAGTCGAAATGGTTTCCGCATCGGCGGGAAATCGATGACGAGTTGCTGGGATTGGGACCTTTGATTGTTAAACGATTCGCCAGGTTACACCAATGGCAAAAGGtcaaataaaacaaccaaCCAACAGAGAGCCCACCACACATGTATGTTTGTGTCGCGCGGGAGGAGGCACTTAATGACAGGGGACGGATGCGCatgggcggcggcggcggttgCGGCGGCAACGCACTTTGCATAATggtcgttaaaaaaaaggagggagaaaaaaaaaaagagtttattttttaagtcgactcttctttttctttcccctatTTTATAGCTATTAAACACcctcaaaacattttcaagtttttctattttttgtttgcttattttttcttttcttttggctttcgtgtttttggggggttttcaTATCTAACTTGAGGCCATCGGctagttctctctctctctctcatccatCCGGAATTTCCCATCTCCGACCATGTCTTTTCGTGAAACACGGGATAATGCGCTTGGGTGTGTTGTGTAGTACTCTACCGACATTAGCATTATTCCCGTCCAATTAAGTGTGGAAagataaagagagaaaacaaaaaaccaaaagaggaaaaaaaaaaaaaaaacttttgaaactgGAAATGAACGAATTGGAAATTTTCTTCTATGTGTACAAAAggcaaaaaagggaattttttaaaaaaaaaaggtggcaGCGTGAAAAAGATTCTGGGCGtctctttaactttttttccaaaattttttttttcttaagagAAAGACGAACAATGAACAGTTTCTCTGCACAGTATGTAAAGAGCTCCCACTCTTGCACCATAATACCCTTCAATTAAGCGAAATCTAATCATTTCTCACACTCGCTTCAAACTATTCATTTATTCTCGTTGGGGATATAAGAGAGCCTCGACGACTAGGGGAAAAAAGcagaagtagtagtagtcgttgtgttgttattattattattatcattattcgAGCGGCGAGAGGGAGGCAGATGGAAAAACGAGTTAAGAGAATGAGCCGCGGAGATATAAAGCggcaaaaggaagaaaatagatAGAGACtacagctagagagagagagagagacttgtgTGTTACAGGAGATTAGATTGGTGGATAATATATCTATATCTATATACACTAAACAGTTAGAATGATGGTCCCTTGTGgtctgtcgtcgtcgtcgctttttttcttcttcttctttatcttaGAGATCGTGCGtgaaagagaggaaaaataaagagccGAGGGGAGAGCGAAACGGGCAAGGTGTTACCTCTTGTCGAAAAagtaacgaaataaaaaaatattttatcacGAAGaggaagggagaaaaaaaaatagccgtgctgttgttgttttacgaatgagagaaagaacagtttgttttgttgagtttttttcttcttctttcgtttttgtttttaacgacCGGCCGAACCAAATGATAGACTCTTTGGCTGAAACAAGCAGCTAGCGCCTCGAGAGTAGCAACCGGAGGAAGAagctgagaagaaaaaacaaaataactcttaaaaaaaaagaaaaaaaaaaaactgagaaaGAAAACTCTCACTTCATTAAACTGTCCCGTACACAAAACAGTGTGGAAGCAACCAAAACAGTTTTGCACTCGAGTTCGTTCGTTCGCTCTCTCGCTACAGTAACCCCTTCATTATTATTGAGACTGGCCATGGGTCAAACATTCCAACCCCTTACTTTTCACACAAAAAGATTTCCTCCGGCgtcattttctcttcattttccaAACTGGAAgaataacaagaagaaaaaagaagaaagattcttttctctttctttctctcgctccatctctctctgtctgttCTGCCTGGTATTCATTAAGCCAAGAAGGTCAACTTGGAACACCAAGCAATTTATcctatctctttctctctctctctttcaacaAAGTTCCAGCAGCCACTATGTCCAAGATTCTATACGTGtgaaaaaccaataaaatgAAAGTCGCTGTCGTCTCCggggttattttttctttttcaattggttCACGGCTCGATGGCTCGAAAAGACGCGGGATATGTACTGTGCAAAAGTCACGTTAATCCATCAAACAAGTCGAAAACCCCATCAGCAACTTCTACTGACGGATTAGCATAAGTCAATATCATTACAAGAAAGGGAGGAGTTTTTCTTGGAACGACAGACACACGGTGATGGTATTTGCAATGCCGAGTGAGTAAAGGAGTGAGAGAAAGGAGTCATTTGTTGACTGCTCGGGGAAATTTATTCACGAGCTAAACCCAATGGtcgtggatggatggatggtaGAACTGTACAACACCCCCATTTTCAAGTTATTGGAGAAGACGGTAATAAATAGCACGACTCGTGCGCGATCAGGAATAACATCCTATCGCCAGCACGATCGACACCTCTCGTGTAAATGCATTGAGACAAAAAAGTGAGATAGAAGAGACTTTTCCTTGACTTTGGAAAGATAAGAGTCGAAACTGTACCATTCGGttggaaagggaaaaagaaaacgaccaCAACGGTTCCTCTAGCTCTAAACGTTCAGATAAACTCAATTGAATCATAAATCTTTCAGGACCAAAAACACCAAGTGTTAATCTTCGCCTCTAATATAGGACGGCCTAACAACAATCGATGAATAGATTTACGCGAGGAGAAAAGAACCAGACCGATTGACAAGTTTTCCGTATTTCAGGTTTTGTGggttccttcctttttttttaaatagtacgCAAAAGACCAAAAGACTCCATCTAGTAGCTACGACAAGAAGTAAACAGGGActtaccagcagcagctgacgATTCTATCGGCACACAAGCCGGAAGATCTTTGGGGATCCATTCTTTTCCGGAACACGTGAGGAGTGGTGGGCCCTTTTGATGATGACCCTCATCACAATAGTACTTGACAGCAGCTCCGGACACGTAGATGTGGTTGACAACACCTCTTGCAATAAAGAATCCTCCTGTAACGGACGGTGGACGAGGGCAGCTAGCTGGAactaatcaaattgaattgattccaCGTGTCATGTTAAATTCGATGTTTATCTTATTACCACATAAAGGGTTTTCTCCTGTCCATTTTCCTCGAACACAATATCTGATTTCACTTTCTGGTGGATCTAATTCAAGGCCAAACCAACACTGGTAAACTGCACGAGTGGAACTTAGTTCAGATGTGACTGCATTTACTCCCCCTTCCTACGAATTAGACATGGGCAATGAAATTATTCTGACAAGTGTAATAGTTAAACAAATTATACCTGTACTTGCATACTTCCTTGCATCAATGGTGGCAATGGGGGGCATCTCTCTTTGACTGCAAAATAGTaaataaagtttaaaataactaaatgGTTTTATAATTGTCATTACATTTGAATTACCTATACACCGCGGTAATGGGATGTAAATAGAATCTCCCAAGGTAAAAACCTTCCATAGGCCTTTTTGAGAGCAGTACAGAAGACTGCTTTGCGGGTTCTCCAATTCGTACCCATCTTTACAAATGATCCTTATAACATCCTGAGATTTGTACTGGCTTTTCACTGGGTCAACTGAGCCATGCAGTAATAAAGGTGGAATGCAAATCTCTTTTGCATCTTATCAATAAGGTAAGACAAATTAGAACATAAACTAGAGCATGGAAGCCATAGAAAACCCATGTACCTTGATGAACAGTTACGTTCACAGAAGTATCGTTATTCGATAaactcaaatcaaataaaggtGGTAAACCTTTGAAAATATTAGAGATTCCATTTACTGGACAATACACCCATAGATAcacgaaaaaaacgaaaagatgaATCCTTGATAGTCGCATCATTTTCACATCTTTGTTTTGAtgaatcttttgtttttaatgtgACAACTTCCTGAGGAATGCCCTTGAATAGGATAGGACAGCCCAACATTTGCGCCACCTGTGAACCAATAATGTACTACGTATGAAATCCAAGGCCCATGCGCCATCCggatggggggaaaagaaaaaataccaacGCGGTATTGGGCGGGAAAAATGGGTCGTTCGACCAGAAGATTAGAAGAATGGTGTGTATCTCAATCTCTGTATGTTGTAAATTAGAGTGAGCACTGCACTCGGTTGGGTGGAATTAAGGAAGCGAGCAGCGCGCGAATTAGTTTGTGCGGATGTTTTCGTCAAATATTGTAATAGTTCGCAtttgtttctaaaaataaaacgaatgaaaataaaaatacaaaaaattgcagaaataataaatgagctGAAATTGTAACTAAGCCAGGTCAAAACAAAGTGAagaacatatttttaaaactatcaTTTGTGTATTTAATGAACTTTGTACACGGacattaaaattgaaaagaaaaaaggattccGACGAACCGGAATTGAACCAGTGACCTAAGGATTTCGATTGCCGCTACAGTCCTCCGCTCTACCATCTGAGCTATCGTCGGTATGAATTcaaggtgatttttttttatttatacattttttcgGGGGTTTGGGggtaagaataataataaacaagttttgacaaagagaaaattccaTTAATTCAATATTACTAGGAAATAAATTATGAGCGACGTAAGTTttagaaactttttttatgtgtctGCAAAATACTCAGATGATTCTCCGTTTTCCCAGTGGTGCactttttgttctttgttgTGGTTGAGCTAGTATTCAAATAACTATATTGATAAAAGCGCTGGTTTCTTCTGGAACACAAAAAATGGTTGCTAATATTGGGCTTAAAGTTGCGGGAGCTATCCTTGTTGGAACTCTAGCATCAAGTTATCATTCGTCAGTGGCATGCTTATCGACTTCTACTTTATCGTAAGCAGAAGTTGTTAcatttagttttagttttaacaaattgtttatttccttattttttgttccagCTCAAGGAATCAAGCTTGCATGAATGCTGGTGAAGATGTAACCCTCTTTGATTTCACTGATTCTAATGCTGATGTCAGTAATTGGATTGAATCATCTGACACGTAATATCTCTTTACAAATAATACTTTGCATTCAAGTAaccacattattattatagagtACGCCAGCCAGGAATGTCAAAGGCTACAATTCTGCTTCAGAAGGCACAACTCTTTCAGCGAGCAATTTTCTTTGCTCTGCTCAATCCTCAGCCCAATGGAGCAGGATTTGCTGGAGTTCGTACAGCAGTGGACTTTGATTTGTCTGGTTTCTCTTCcataagaatgaaaataagaGGACAAGGTCAAGCAActaatttcaaaatcattctTAAGCATCATGGTGAAGTGGGTGATGGATCTCCAAGCTATGAACAATTTTTCACTGCTACAAATGAATTTCAAGAGCTAAATCTACCACTTAACAAATTCCAACCCTATTGGAGAGGCCAACCATTGCAGAATGCAGAACCTCTAGATAGCACCAACATAACCAGTTTTGGCTTTCAATACTATGGTGGAGTTTATGAAGAGCATAAACAGTCTGGACCAGCAACTTTAGAAATTGATTGGGTTAAGGGATCCATttagatttgaaaattatcaaagaaaaacaatgctGTCTCATTGCCATTTTTCCAATGTAATGTGACAATTGCAACATCCAAATTATTTTGCGCAGATCCAGCgcacttgttatttttcaagtttaaaatacattttttaacaatCAACCTGTTGATGCTTGTGCATACTGCCACGCTCGTACAAATCAATATTGACAACTCTTAGAGCATCCGTGGCCCAAACAGGAAAATCCTTTTTTGGGTACATGGTATCCATGAAATTAAAGATAAAGTCGACAAAAGTCCCTTTCAAAATGTTCTCACGAATATTACGCATCAACTTTAGCTGATATGCAACGTTGTGGACGGTAATAAGATTGCAAGCTACAGTCTCTACCGTTGCAATGGTGTGAAGGTACGCCCTTGTATAACGTCGGCAAGTGGAGCACTCACAGTTTTCATCTATAGGGCGAAAATCTTGCGCGAAAGACTTTAACTTCAAATTCAGTTGTCCAGTTTCAACCAGTGCACACCCGAATCTCTTAAGAAATTAACGAagttacaaaaatgaaatatttatgttgtttaaaaaataacttacaGCTGTTCGTGTTggaaaaacacaatcaaacaTGTCGCAACCTAAGGCGCAACAAACAAcctaaagaataaaaaaattatttccactttttttaaatgcttaTGATAAATGTTTTTACGAGATCAGTAGCAAACCCAACACCCATTAGATATCTTGGTTTGTCGTTTGGGAGAAGATCCGTAGATAAATGAACCATTCTCCAGAATTGGTCCTTTCCTTCGCCTCCACTAAAGAAAGAATTCGATCAGTCGAGTTAGCAAAATTCTCCTTAAATTATTGATAATATTAACTTAATATACCTTAAACCACCAATTGCAAAACCTGCAACATCTCTGTCCATCAATTGCTTAGCACTTTCAGTTCGCAATTTCGGATCTAAGCCCCCTTGAACTAtaggaaaaagattttgagcTTCCGGCCGCTTATGGGCTTTCAAACAGCGGTCTAACCACCTCGTAGTTCTAGAAAATAGATAATCTTGTCAATTTAACTctttatgtaataatataatcTTTATAAAATCAGTTACCTGTGCATTGCTTCTTCAACTCGAGGTCCTGATACTGTTGAACTTACTACATCATCCAATTGCATGATGATGTCTGCACCAATAGCATTTTGAATCTCTATGGATCTCTCAGGTGTTAACAAACACTCACTTCCTtcaataaattataaaaagtaaacaaataagTTAACACATTAAGTTTTTTACATTGATTTGATGAAATACCATCATAAGGAGATTTAAATTTCACTCCCTCCTCTGTGATCTCAGCTAGCTCTAGTAACGAGACCATCTGAAATCCACCAGAATCAGTTAACAAATTTCTGGACCAGCCCATAAAGTTATGCAGCCCACCACAACTCTCCAACAGATCAGGGCcctattattttaaaaagtgtaAGCCCTGTTTTAATTAGCacagtttcaaattttgtattgAATTTGTTGTATTGCTTTACCGGTCTGTTCCCTAAATGATATGTATTTCCAAGCAAGATTTGACAATTAAGTTGCTCCAATTGCTCAGGTACTATACCTTTTAACGAGCCCTAGAATAAAAAGTGCATGTTGTTTAAGCGTCTGGCATTTTATCAGTTACCGGAACCAATAAATTATTCATCTCCGAGTTGATGTGTTACCTGTGTTCctgaaaaaagacaacatttctgtaatttttcttcgtcttgtttttaattgaatgaaaaaaataataatatctgttttcttttaccaACTGGCATAAAAACCGGTGTCTCAACAACGTGGTGAGGTAACGTCATTCGAGAGCATTTTGCTTTAGTTGTTTTGCACTGCGCTAAAACTTGAAACGTCAAAGGATGGCGAGTCATGGTGAAATTTaatcgaaagaaaatattactTCGGAACAATTAGAAAATTATCCACGTAAGTCACAGCAAAAAAACCTTGCACATCGATAGACTTTCACACGTGAATTACTTCGATGTGTGTAGCTGTTACTGTTTAGTGTTTACAGCAGACGCCTCAGAAGTCAGAATACAGAAAAACCCGGGAAAAcaagattttcaaacaaaaacaccgTTTTGTTATCTTTTCACAATTTCGGGGACAATAACGAaagtacatttttctttttttgatcaattttatttcatatgatttttaaacaaaaatatgtgaatatgaaataattgccaaatttccatttgttccATCACCTGATATATCATGACGCTGTGTCCGGTAACGATAATCTTTTTCAACCGATTTTGAGAAGAATGCGAGAAAAAATTAGGAATTGCTTTCACGTTGCACCaagacgaaaatgaaaagacatTTACATTCAATGAGAATCACCATTCTTCACAATTTTTCTAACTCTGGTTCCAAGTAGTTTTAGCCAACTACCGTGCTTTCTGTGAGGTTTTTGGATAGGGAATTGTACGGTTTCCATTAAATCCATCAGCTCTGAAATTTCCAGTTGATCTATATGCTGAACCAGCTCCTCATCACAGCTCTCCAGGCCATCCAGAGAAACTACAGATTTACTTAGGTTGACCTCTTCATTCAGCAACTCTGTCGCAAAATCAGTTATCACGTTCCACGCGTATTCAATGTCAGAATCCTTGGCATCTTGTGCGCAGACACAGAAGCGAATGATAAACCGTCCGTGGATGGAAGCCGGGACCATGTGCAGTTTACCAGAGGCGTTGATGTTTAACAAAAGTTTCTGATTCAGTTCATTGTCACCCTTCACACGAAAACACACTAATCCCATCTGcaaacataaaaatgtttatgatTAGTGTACTAATTGGTAGTTATTTGATGTGGACATTGTACCTTGACAGTGTTACACACTTCAAAGCGCTCGTCGGCTTTAACAAGTGATTCAAAACATTTGGCCAGACGGCAATGCTCGCGAATATATTTTTGCAATCCTGCTACACCGTAATTGCGGATGACAAACCATAGTTTAAGTGCGCGGAAGCGGCGACTCAAAGGAATACCCCAGTGCTAACAAAAAGCAACGTCATATCCAACCGTAATAGTTagtataattttaaatttatagcAATAAACAATTGTTACCCTATAATCGATAGCTTTTCCAGAATGACTGTGTTGCAAATAAAGTGGATCTACTACCATGGCTTGAGTTAACTTGAAGCGATCACGGACCcttaaattttccatttaagttataattagaaaataataagagtAAATTGAAAGTATAATGGAAAAAGTATTCACCACATAGTAGAGCAGTCAAAGTTGGTTAGCAACCACTTGTTAGGATTTGTATTGAAAGACATTGCAAATTCAATGCCGtccattaaatatttgaattcaggGCAGATGAACGCAttaccagcataggctgcatcGACATGAAGCCATGTTCCAGCCTCCTGAGCAATCGGACCTATCGGTAAATTAAGAATAATTAAATCTGTCTCGTAattgttgggaaaaaaaggaatatttttCTTGCCGATTTCTGCCAAGTTATCAAATGAGACGCAGGAAGTGGTTCCCAATGTGGCTGAAACAAAGAACGGAATCAAACCCAGCGCTCGATCTTCTTCGATTGCCTTAAAAGATAATTATTAGGGTTTGAAACCGCATTACAacgaaaatcagaaaatgccAAGTCATCTGATTATACCTGAGCCAGAGTAGTGCCTCGCAGACTCAAGTTCTCATCGGGGTCAAGAATACGCAGTTTCGTGAAAGCAATCATTGCCGCTTTTTCAACGCATGAATGAGCCTCCTTCGAACAATAAGCGACCAATTTTGAAAGCAGGACACCTTCTTCGACGAATGGATGCAATGTTTTGagttctttgattttttgggcACGGGCAGCCAAAAGACTAACCAAGACACATTCACTAGCCGAAGACTAAAGTGATGCGCACACATTAAAAACGAATATTTATCTCGTGGCAATAAATGATATTTTGTCTTCGAAACATTACCTGCATGACACCGCCGCCTTTGCTGTTATCAGAAAAGGATAAAAATTCGTCCGGAAGGCCGATCATTTGCCCTGAGTGAAAGAAATCataagttttattatttcacttaTACAAAGAAAGCATTACGGCATTTACCTAGCCAATCTAAAACGATCGTTTCTAGTTCAGTGCAAGCGGGGCTGGCGGCCTGTAtgaaaaaggaattcaaatgggTTGCATTTTAAATTAGAATTCAGATTGTTATTGGTGGTGAAATTCAGtctcgaatattttttttcaatttaacaaCAATGATTGGCCTTACCCAGGAGAAACCAATGGCCCCGATGCCGTCAGAAAGCATGTCACCAAGAATGGACGGGAACGAATTACCCGATGGGAAGTAAGCGTGAAACCGCGGGTGCTGCCAAtgtgcaacctgtcacattcAGGAGCACACGGTTACGTAAATATCTAAGTTTCTTTATTGCGAAGTACGATGATTACTTCATCGTCTTCACCTATTAagcataataatatttaaaaataaacatgtttgATCTTACGCCGGGCATAATTTTAGACTCCACATCCGACATGATCTCCTCCCATTTTTCACCCTCTTCGGGTGCATTCTTCGGGATAATTTCACGAAGGTATCCTGGCTCAACGGAAGGAGTCACACGTCGCTCACCCAACGTCTCCATGTACTCGACGATGTAGTCGACCATCTCTCGACCGCGCTGACGGAATTCTGCGCTGTCCATTCTCCGTGTGAATTTGGTGATAGACTCTTGACctatttgaataaaaaccgaaaaattgtTGGGTTTTattctgctctgctctgcttcTGCAGCGCTTTTGgctgaaatttgatttaactaGAAGACTTTCAGAGCTCTAGCATCACATGAATGAATGGTTATCGTGAATCTACTCTCGTCAATTAAGATTAGCATTATTTCAACATTAATTGACTTAAAATTAACAGTTAGAACTCACTTTGTTGGTTGGTAGATTTTCACACGGATTGCTCTCGACTATCTGCACACGTACCGAGTTAGATCGCCACTGTTTGTTGGTGAAGAAATCCAGGGCTTTTATAGCAAACTCATATGGGGCTGTAGAGACTGTTGCTTTGACCATAATTATTAGAGATACGTAAATTTGCAACCGTTGTGGTTGAACGTGGTTGAACGCGGTTGAACGATAGCAGAGTGTATCGGCCAAAAAATAGAGGCGGGTCTATACAGACTCTGTTTACGTAAGACGAAAACACTGAATATCGATTCATTCTTTCCATTGACGAAccaattttgtttgtctaGCTGATATCGTAAGAAAATTGAGATGTTTTTAATAGACAAAGAAATAATGACCTGTTTTCTGGAAAATTGGCCGGTTTCGAACGAGTGTAATTATTTCTGGAAtgagaacaagaagaagaagaattagaaaACTGTAAATTTCACGAGAACCGGTTAACACTTTGACAAAATCTTCGCAAGCTTCTGTATCATTAACATTCAACATAGTCTGCTGCTATTTAAATCAATCTCTAGTATCgcatttcaaatataaatgGGTGTTTTGAAGTAGTGGTCAAGGGCAACTCAGTTCAaaccacaaacaaaaataatcttAATTGCGTTTCACTTAATTCCGGAAGGTTGAGCTCACGGCGTACAAAAAAACTCatgattatattttattcgttttttgaTTAACCTTgccctttttaattttctagacCATATTGGAAATGCGATCAAGAGACTCGATGAAGTGTAGAAAAGGTGACGACTGTGAAAGCGACTAGAATCATGGTCATTATCTATGGTCAAATACATCAGCAGATTTCTGGGCTTTTCACAAAGTCCTTGGgacgaagaaaaggaaaatgaagtAAGCTACTATAAAAATCACACTACGGAAATTAAGGGGGAAGGTTAGGAATTTCCAATGTGAAggtcgtttaaaaaaaataaatattgcgCAACGTTCATGATCAAATACTTTTGTGGAGGAAAAGTggcaacgaaagaaaaaaaaactaccagGTACTAATGAAGTCCATTTTCAATGACAATGGTAATACggaaaatggaaaaccttGTTAAAGCAACCTAGGCTTTCCTATCGATTTTGGCGTCAGTAAACTTAAACACTTCACGATTGGACATCACAATTTGTCAGTAGCCTTCGTCTAGGTGGCCGGTGGGAATCCCGCAAGACAATATGATGACTCATCCACATCATTAACGGCACAATCAAT
This window of the Daphnia pulex isolate KAP4 chromosome 5, ASM2113471v1 genome carries:
- the LOC124194015 gene encoding tyrosine decarboxylase-like isoform X1 — protein: MDSAEFRQRGREMVDYIVEYMETLGERRVTPSVEPGYLREIIPKNAPEEGEKWEEIMSDVESKIMPGVAHWQHPRFHAYFPSGNSFPSILGDMLSDGIGAIGFSWAASPACTELETIVLDWLGQMIGLPDEFLSFSDNSKGGGVMQSSASECVLVSLLAARAQKIKELKTLHPFVEEGVLLSKLVAYCSKEAHSCVEKAAMIAFTKLRILDPDENLSLRGTTLAQAIEEDRALGLIPFFVSATLGTTSCVSFDNLAEIGKKNIPFFPNNYETDLIILNLPIGPIAQEAGTWLHVDAAYAGNAFICPEFKYLMDGIEFAMSFNTNPNKWLLTNFDCSTMWVRDRFKLTQAMVVDPLYLQHSHSGKAIDYRHWGIPLSRRFRALKLWFVIRNYGVAGLQKYIREHCRLAKCFESLVKADERFEVCNTVKMGLVCFRVKGDNELNQKLLLNINASGKLHMVPASIHGRFIIRFCVCAQDAKDSDIEYAWNVITDFATELLNEEVNLSKSVVSLDGLESCDEELVQHIDQLEISELMDLMETVQFPIQKPHRKHGSWLKLLGTRVRKIVKNGDSH
- the LOC124194020 gene encoding uncharacterized protein LOC124194020, giving the protein MVANIGLKVAGAILVGTLASSYHSSVACLSTSTLSSRNQACMNAGEDVTLFDFTDSNADVSNWIESSDTVRQPGMSKATILLQKAQLFQRAIFFALLNPQPNGAGFAGVRTAVDFDLSGFSSIRMKIRGQGQATNFKIILKHHGEVGDGSPSYEQFFTATNEFQELNLPLNKFQPYWRGQPLQNAEPLDSTNITSFGFQYYGGVYEEHKQSGPATLEIDWVKGSI
- the LOC124194015 gene encoding tyrosine decarboxylase-like isoform X2, whose translation is MDSAEFRQRGREMVDYIVEYMETLGERRVTPSVEPGYLREIIPKNAPEEGEKWEEIMSDVESKIMPGVAHWQHPRFHAYFPSGNSFPSILGDMLSDGIGAIGFSWAASPACTELETIVLDWLGQMIGLPDEFLSFSDNSKGGGVMQSSASECVLVSLLAARAQKIKELKTLHPFVEEGVLLSKLVAYCSKEAHSCVEKAAMIAFTKLRILDPDENLSLRGTTLAQAIEEDRALGLIPFFVSATLGTTSCVSFDNLAEIGPIAQEAGTWLHVDAAYAGNAFICPEFKYLMDGIEFAMSFNTNPNKWLLTNFDCSTMWVRDRFKLTQAMVVDPLYLQHSHSGKAIDYRHWGIPLSRRFRALKLWFVIRNYGVAGLQKYIREHCRLAKCFESLVKADERFEVCNTVKMGLVCFRVKGDNELNQKLLLNINASGKLHMVPASIHGRFIIRFCVCAQDAKDSDIEYAWNVITDFATELLNEEVNLSKSVVSLDGLESCDEELVQHIDQLEISELMDLMETVQFPIQKPHRKHGSWLKLLGTRVRKIVKNGDSH
- the LOC124194016 gene encoding queuine tRNA-ribosyltransferase catalytic subunit 1-like, with product MTRHPLTFQVLAQCKTTKAKCSRMTLPHHVVETPVFMPVGTQGSLKGIVPEQLEQLNCQILLGNTYHLGNRPGPDLLESCGGLHNFMGWSRNLLTDSGGFQMVSLLELAEITEEGVKFKSPYDGSECLLTPERSIEIQNAIGADIIMQLDDVVSSTVSGPRVEEAMHRTTRWLDRCLKAHKRPEAQNLFPIVQGGLDPKLRTESAKQLMDRDVAGFAIGGLSGGEGKDQFWRMVHLSTDLLPNDKPRYLMGVGFATDLVVCCALGCDMFDCVFPTRTARFGCALVETGQLNLKLKSFAQDFRPIDENCECSTCRRYTRAYLHTIATVETVACNLITVHNVAYQLKLMRNIRENILKGTFVDFIFNFMDTMYPKKDFPVWATDALRVVNIDLYERGSMHKHQQVDC